The nucleotide sequence ATGCTTATGGGCAGGCCGGGCAGAACCGAGGCCGACGCGCCGTAACGCCGCTACCCGCGCCACCAGCAGGCAAACCGCCGCACTGCGGCAAGCTCGGCAACCGGACAGGCGGCAATACCGGCCACCGGCCCCGCCGCCCATTCCATTGCATACTGGCCGCTGCGCACGGGCCGCTGCGGCTCGCAGGACACAAACCGGCCACACACGCATCGCCACCACACCCCGGCACACAACGCGCTGCACGCTACTCACGGCACGCAAAAAGCGCCCATGATAACCATGGGCGCTTTGCGGTAACGTAAGGCGGCAATGCCGCAGTTGCACGGTCTAGAACTGGTACACAAAGGTAACGGCGGTGTTCCAGGCGTCGGCGCTGCGGTCGCTCTTGCCGTTCATGAGGCTGTTGCCCCACACTGAGGAGCTTTTGTCGAGGAACAGGGCGTCATAGTTGGCTTCGATGTACACGGTAAAGTTGTCGTACATCTTGTACTTGGTGCTCAGACCAAATTCCACCAGGCTGTCGTTGCGGGTCAGATACAGACCTTCGCGCCCTGCGACGGTGTTGTCGTTGGGGGCCATCCAGCTGCCGTTGGCGTTATTGAGCTTTTTCAGTATCGCGGGATCGTTGGTGCCGCCGATGTAGTTGATGCGGAAGGTGTGGCTGAGGTTGTCCACAAAGCTCATGTCCTTAAGCCTCACGCCAATGCCCCAGGTACCGGTCATGGATTTGCCCACAATGCTGTCGCGTCCCACAATGGGGTCGCCGTGGAAGGCAAATTCCGAAAAATCGTTGGGGTTGTTGGGGTGGATGTTGGGCATGCGCTCCGACCCGTTGCCGAGGTTGTCGTCGTCGCCCGAGGTATACCAGCCGTACAGGCCGGGGGTGCTCCAGTCGAGCTTGTATTCGAGCAGCAGCGTAGCCAGCCAGCCGGAGCGGTTCATGGCCGAATCGTCGTACTGCACCGAGCCGTACACCACGTCCCACGCAATGCGGAAGGGATCAAACAGCGTGATCTGACCGGGCAGCCCCACCCAGCCGGCATTGCCGTATTCCGTCAGCCTACTCTTGTGAAAGCCGCCGTACAGGGGCAGCATACCGGCCCTGGGGCCGCCTGCCGAGGCAGAGCTGACGTAGGTGGTTATCTGGGAATTGTTGACGTTGTTGTAGTTGAGGGCGGGGCCAATACCGGCGTACATGCCCCAGGGCGTAAGGTTAACGCCGTTAAACGTCAGGGGCAGGGTCAGGCCCACGGCGTCAAAGTTGTCCATGTAGCCGGGGTTGCGGCTGTTGGTGGCCGTGGAGTTGTCGTTAAACAGACGCGCCCAGAAGGCCGTTACGCCCACGTTTTCGTTAAAGGCGTAAGAAGCGGTGATGCCTGCCACGTCGTCGGCGAGCACCTGGCTGTTGTTGATGTAGTCGGGCAGCTGCATGGGCTGAATACCCATGCGCACCTTGAGGTCGGTCTGCGGCACGGTCCAGTCAAGAAAGGAGTTCTTAACCTTTATCCAGGTGCCGTCAGCGCCCAGGGCCGAGCCGTTGCCGC is from Desulfovibrio desulfuricans and encodes:
- a CDS encoding outer membrane homotrimeric porin, with the protein product MEPGMKKIAVLVLAAGMLCALSGSASAIDFSAKGRWAYNFSYGQHGNFTEGGGRTGYSATEDEFEAAQQIRLQLDARASENLSGTVHFEIGGYNRGMMQYWGASGNGSALGADGTWIKVKNSFLDWTVPQTDLKVRMGIQPMQLPDYINNSQVLADDVAGITASYAFNENVGVTAFWARLFNDNSTATNSRNPGYMDNFDAVGLTLPLTFNGVNLTPWGMYAGIGPALNYNNVNNSQITTYVSSASAGGPRAGMLPLYGGFHKSRLTEYGNAGWVGLPGQITLFDPFRIAWDVVYGSVQYDDSAMNRSGWLATLLLEYKLDWSTPGLYGWYTSGDDDNLGNGSERMPNIHPNNPNDFSEFAFHGDPIVGRDSIVGKSMTGTWGIGVRLKDMSFVDNLSHTFRINYIGGTNDPAILKKLNNANGSWMAPNDNTVAGREGLYLTRNDSLVEFGLSTKYKMYDNFTVYIEANYDALFLDKSSSVWGNSLMNGKSDRSADAWNTAVTFVYQF